GTTCACGCGCAGTTGTTGAAAGGTGGTTTGGTTTTTGATGTCTTTGTTGGGAGTATGTTGGTAGATATGTATGGAAAATGCGGTGAGGTTTTGATTGCGAGGAGGGTTTTTGACGGTTTGAAAAATCGGAATGTGGTGGTATGGACTTCCCTCATGACTGCTTATTTGCAGAATGGAGATTTTGAGGAGAGTTTGGATCTGCTTTCGTGTATGGCTCGAGAAGGTACTATGGCGAATGAGTTCACTTTTGCGGTTTTGCTTAATGCTTGTGCAGGTATAGCAGCACTCAGACACGGCGATCTATTGCATGCTCGTATTGAGAAGTTAGGTTTTAAGAATCGTGTTATTGTTGGGAATGCTTTGATAAATATGTATTCCAAGAGTGGTAGCATTGATTCTTCATATGTCGTGTTCTTTGATATGACGTATCGGGATATTATTACTTGGAATGCTATGATATGTGGATACTCACAACACGGACTCGGTAAACAAGCTTTACTAGTGTTTCAAGAGATGGTGTCTTCCGGAGAATGTCCAAACTATGTAACTTTTGTCGGTGTTCTATCCGCTTGTGCTCATTTGTCTCTCGTAAAAGAAGGGTTTTACTATTTGAATCAGCTAATGAAACATTTTAAGATCGAGCCAGGATTGGAGCACTACACTTGTCAACTTGCGGTTCTTTGCCGAGCCGGTCTGCTTGACGAGGCTGAGAGTTTCATGAAGACAACGCATGTGAAATGGGATGTTGTTGCGTGGCGAGTTTTGCTTAACGCATGCAATGTTCATCGAAATTATAGCTTGGGGAAACGAATTGCAGAAACCATCTTACAGATGAACCCTCGAGATATGGGGACATATACATTGCTATCAAATATGTATGCAAAGGCGCGTAGCTGGGACGGTGTCACGGCTATTAGGAAAATGATGAGGGAAAGAAACGTTAAGAAGGAACCCGGAGTGAGTTGGCTTGAGATAAGAAATATCGTCCACGTCTTTTCTTCAGATGGAAGCAATCATCCCGAGTGTGTTCAAATTTACGAAAAGGTTCAACTTTTGCTGGAAATGATTAAGCAACTAGGATACGTGCCGAATATTGAATCCGTACTGCATGATGTGGAAGATGAACAGAAGGAAAGTTATCTTAATTATCACAGTGAGAAGCTGGCAATAGCATATGGTCTTATGAAGATACCTTCCCCGGCTCCCATCCGTGTAATTAAAAACCTTCGGATATGTGAGGATTGTCACACTGCTGTAAAACTAATATCGAAGGTCACAAACAGGTTGATAATTGTTAGAGATGCTAGCCGGTTCCATCATTTTTGCGATGGGACATGTACTTGTGCCGACCACTGGTAGCAATGGGCCAGCGAGCAAGACAGTTTGATGCTAGGATTGAGGACAGACATGGAGCTGCTGAAGAAGAGAATGGACGAAATGAAGAATGGAATGAAAGTATCGCTTCTCGAATTTAAGAAGACAATTCTTTCAAAGGAAGAGAATTCGATCAACTGACGAGAAATGAAGAAGCTGAAACGAACAGGTCTGACAAGGGCAAGGAACAATCTCGAGGTGCTGCCAGCAAAGGAGTGAGGATGGAATCCTACACAGGAGCAATGGAATACTCTGAAGTAAGTTTTGAAGCAATCGTGAAAGCAGCCAACAATCTTGTGTTGCATTGTTTTTCAATGAAGATTGCAATCCTAATGCAATAACTTATGAAACAGTCATCTGCGCTCTCTTTGAAAAAGATGTCAATGACTTGAACAAGATTCTCATTTGTTATTTAGTTCGGTTTCAAAATTGTTTGTATAACATTGAACCAAATATAATAGTTTGgttattttaactttttagaCTGATTCGAAGGTTTGTTTTTGTTTAACATTCCTACTTTTGATGATAACTTCTTTTGATGATAATGTTatgtagaagaaaagaaataaaagaatgtcaAAATAAATTCATACATTATAAAAATCCTCACACAAGGGAACAGAAAAATTCAACATAATCTATTTTCCATAATCTTTACAAATTCAATAAAATCAATTCTTCCATCTTGATTCTCATCAAATTTCTTGATCATCTTCTGACAATTCTCAACTTCTAAACCTTCCTTAAATCCCAAAATACACAAAACTCTTTTCAACTCCATAGCATCAATGAATCCATCTTTGTTCTCATCAAAAACATCAAAAGCCATCTTCACTTCCTCAAAACTTGGCTCATTCTCTTCAAACAATTCAGAAAGTTCCTTAGAACCATATTTCTCTTCAAGTTCCTCACTTTCTTCACTGCAAAAAATTCCCATTTTCGCCATCACTGTTTCGACTTCATCTCTCTTAATCTCCACGCTTTCTCTGCTAACACTTGATTCACCTTCTGATATCTGCTTCTCTCCCTTTACATCCGAGTCACCGGAACAAAGTTTGCAGAGAAGAAAAAAACcccgaaaactcaaaaaactcGAGAAACTCGAGAAGAACTTTTGTACAACAATGATGAATGTTGAGTATAGGAATAAATATATCAAATTGAATAAACTCGAACTTGAAGATGAGTTGATATCGATATCATCATTCTGTGATGCTTTTTCTTCTGCAATAAGGTATTCAATTTGTCGAAAAACCATGTTTGATGTTTgcatttttactttaaaaaaaatcaaaactcaaaaaaatagaTGAATGCGTAAAAATCCTATGATCCTTTTGCACAAATATTCAAACTTTGTTAAGCTGTTATTTAGTCTATGAAGATGAAAAATGTTATGGCTAAAGAGTTGGCTATATAGGAACAAATTTGAAAAGTAAAGGAAGGTACATGACAAGTTCATGAATTAACTGGtgattataataataatgatagaaGTATGGTTGGTTTTTTCATGACAATGTCAAAGGAAGTTTCTTGTTTTATGAATTCCTTCATGTTGGCCTGCCTTTTTCTTGTTTGTTTATGGTTTGATTCTGTCTTTCtgtctttattatatt
The Vicia villosa cultivar HV-30 ecotype Madison, WI linkage group LG6, Vvil1.0, whole genome shotgun sequence genome window above contains:
- the LOC131608838 gene encoding pentatricopeptide repeat-containing protein At5g39680 produces the protein MGSHKDLLNLLKLSADAKYLNFGKTIHTQLLIRNQSSTHHSHITQTNSLINLYVKCSKLRLARYLFDEMPVRNVVSYNALMGGYLHNGEHLEVVSLFKQMVSSFRDDVLVLPNEYVFTTVLSACAHRGRVLEGMQCHGILFKFGLVFHQYVRSALVHMYSKCFRVDLALQVLDSERGGSSINDAFCYNSVLNALVESRSWGEAVDVLGRMVSEGVVWDNVTYVSVMGLCGQIRDLRLGLQVHAQLLKGGLVFDVFVGSMLVDMYGKCGEVLIARRVFDGLKNRNVVVWTSLMTAYLQNGDFEESLDLLSCMAREGTMANEFTFAVLLNACAGIAALRHGDLLHARIEKLGFKNRVIVGNALINMYSKSGSIDSSYVVFFDMTYRDIITWNAMICGYSQHGLGKQALLVFQEMVSSGECPNYVTFVGVLSACAHLSLVKEGFYYLNQLMKHFKIEPGLEHYTCQLAVLCRAGLLDEAESFMKTTHVKWDVVAWRVLLNACNVHRNYSLGKRIAETILQMNPRDMGTYTLLSNMYAKARSWDGVTAIRKMMRERNVKKEPGVSWLEIRNIVHVFSSDGSNHPECVQIYEKVQLLLEMIKQLGYVPNIESVLHDVEDEQKESYLNYHSEKLAIAYGLMKIPSPAPIRVIKNLRICEDCHTAVKLISKVTNRLIIVRDASRFHHFCDGTCTCADHW
- the LOC131608842 gene encoding probable calcium-binding protein CML45, which codes for MQTSNMVFRQIEYLIAEEKASQNDDIDINSSSSSSLFNLIYLFLYSTFIIVVQKFFSSFSSFLSFRGFFLLCKLCSGDSDVKGEKQISEGESSVSRESVEIKRDEVETVMAKMGIFCSEESEELEEKYGSKELSELFEENEPSFEEVKMAFDVFDENKDGFIDAMELKRVLCILGFKEGLEVENCQKMIKKFDENQDGRIDFIEFVKIMENRLC